The DNA region ACGAAGCAGACACCACGGTGTGGCTACGCCGTTTCGGTCCGACAGAGACCGACGGTGACGTTGTCCGGTCCGCCTCGATCGTTGGCTTCCCGGATCAGATCCGTCCCCGCGGCTTCGAGCGACGTGGCGTCGAGACAGGTCGCCTCGATAGTGTCCTCCGGAACGGGGTCGGTGAGCCCGTCCGTACAGAGCAGGAGCCAGCCCGCCGAGATCGACTGTGTGTACAGGTCGACGTCGAGGTCGTCGGCGGTCCCGATCGCTTGGGACAGCACGTGACTCATCGGGTGGTTCGAGGCCTCTTCTGGCGTGATCTCGCCCGCCTCGACGAGTTCCTGGACCTGCGATTGGTCGGTGGTTACCTGCTGGAGTTCGTCGTCGACGTAGTAGGCGCGGCTATCACCGACGTTGGCGATCGTCGCGGTGTCGTCCGCGACGAGTGCAGCGACGAGCGTCGTCCCCGGCGTCTTGCGCTCGCCCGCCGCGAGGTCGGTCACGGCGTCGTGTGCGGCCCGGAAGCCGCGTTCGAGCAAGTCCGCCGGCCGGTCGGCATCCTCAGGCGTCTCCGACGTGACCGTTTCGAACAGTCGCTCGACGGCCGTTGCACTCGCTTCGGCACCCTTCGAGTGGCCTCCCATGCCGTCGGCGACGACGACGAGTTCGCGCCCGTCGTCGAGCGACGCACAGCGAGACGCATCCTCGTTTTCGGAACGCTGCTGGCCGACGTTGCTGTGACAGTAAGAGATCATAGTTGGGCTGCGACGAACGGATCGTGACCGACCGGTTATCACGCATCGCAGATAACTGTACTGCCGGGCGAGGGGGCGACTGTTTGCTGGTCGGGCCATCGCATCGGTTTTCACCCTGCTGGACCGACACCGAGACGGTGGCGGACACGACAGTGACGGTGTACACCCGAGAGGAGTGTCACCTCTGTGACGACGCACTTCAGATGATACGGACGGTGACTCAGTCGGTGGCTCGATCGGTCGACATCGAAGTCGTCGACATCGACGAGGCGTCGCTGGGCGAGGAGTACGGCGATCGCGTCCCCTACGTGCTCGTCGACGGCCGACCGGCGTTCAAGTTCCGCGTCGACGAACGGGAGCTACGACAGAAGCTGGTGGCCTGATCGACGCTCCCGGTGTCCGCCGTCGCCGAGAATACGCTGAACCGAGTTCGGGATGTGCCTCTAATAGATCCATCTTTTCAAGACTATTGGTCAGACTTCGAGGTTTTCTCTCCAAATAGTACCAATATCTACGCAACTTGTATAAATATAGGTTCGATAGCGCCGGTTTTAGAGTTCAACTTCGGTCCTAATTATGAAAGTCATCAAATACCGCCAGATTTCCCATTAGGGTATAGAACGAAGACCGGTCACGACTACACGCCCCGATCAAGTGCCGTCGCGCCCCTCAGTACTCTTTGTATCCCTTCTCGATGGGCTTGATCTCTGGCGTCTCTCCTTCGACCGCCGCGATGTAGTCCGCGAGACGATTGCGGAGGTCGTCCGCGACATCGCGGTAGTTAGATCGGCCGGCGAGGTTCACCTGTTCGCTCGGGTCCCGCCGGAGATCGTAGAGGTACCGTTCGAGGTACCGCTCGCTCGAAGGTTGACCGTTGCCTCCTCGCCAGCCAGTCAGTTTAGGTGCCGCAACGGCGTACTTCCAGCGGTCCGTCCGGATCGCTCGTCCGACCTGGGACTCGCTAATCTGGATGAAGGCGTCCCCATCCTCGTCTGCTTCGTCGCCTCTGACAACAGGGAGAAAACTCTCGCCGTGCATCTCGGCAGGGACGTCGATACCGGCGACATCGAGAAGTGTCGGCGGTAGATCGACCGTACTGGTCACGCGGTCGATATTGCGACCGCCGTCGAAACCCGGACCGGAGAGGA from Halomicrobium sp. LC1Hm includes:
- a CDS encoding PP2C family serine/threonine-protein phosphatase, with the translated sequence MISYCHSNVGQQRSENEDASRCASLDDGRELVVVADGMGGHSKGAEASATAVERLFETVTSETPEDADRPADLLERGFRAAHDAVTDLAAGERKTPGTTLVAALVADDTATIANVGDSRAYYVDDELQQVTTDQSQVQELVEAGEITPEEASNHPMSHVLSQAIGTADDLDVDLYTQSISAGWLLLCTDGLTDPVPEDTIEATCLDATSLEAAGTDLIREANDRGGPDNVTVGLCRTETA
- a CDS encoding glutaredoxin family protein, with amino-acid sequence MADTTVTVYTREECHLCDDALQMIRTVTQSVARSVDIEVVDIDEASLGEEYGDRVPYVLVDGRPAFKFRVDERELRQKLVA